A genomic segment from Manduca sexta isolate Smith_Timp_Sample1 chromosome 13, JHU_Msex_v1.0, whole genome shotgun sequence encodes:
- the LOC115449529 gene encoding patj homolog, which produces MVRRSAMVLSTEWAQVEVVELTNDGNGLGFNLVGGRSTGVVIKYVLPGGAADKDGRLQSGDHVLQVGSVNLRGFTSEQVAAVLRQAGPAVRLLVARPADPAAALRAPIPGTALVPTKILADPELLDRHLIETGYGAVYDLSQCYGDYINGQNGDTENSLVAAAVSVIGDNPQQIPDHPIISDAISPTITITVPVELPSLPEIEIVHVDLNKNVYGLGITVAGYVCEKEELSGIFVKSIIEGSSAEQSGQIKLNDRIIEVDGVSLADKSNPQAVEILRNTGISVHLVLERYLRGPKYEHLQLAIFNDERPTSPSPSATTLSWFPVPSQAENSTSEIEPEPESNTTIDSSVLEVGDYHEPTQKELDERFDEILAVDEEEVKSKWKGELGPDKEIIIAEVNRLEGLGISLEGTVDVEGGQEVRPHHYIRSVLPDGPVGLQGTLTAGDELLEANEFRLHGLTHTEVVNILKHLPNRVRLVCARSSTESGPRPVVNLAPDREGFEARKIISGSLNNLTTLVKAQSDTSINTSSTATLTNHSDQSKKSRSLECVTGLAMWQDKEEIVELVKGDQGLGFSILDYQDPVDPHGTVIVVRSLVPGGVAERNGEISPGDRVVSVNGASIKNATLDQAVQALKGAPRGVVRVGIARPLPPHDTKSKSTTTLNKS; this is translated from the coding sequence ATGGTGAGACGGAGCGCGATGGTGCTGAGTACCGAGTGGGCGCAAGTGGAAGTGGTCGAGCTCACCAACGACGGCAACGGCCTCGGATTCAACCTAGTCGGCGGCAGGAGCACGGGCGTAGTGATAAAGTACGTGCTGCCCGGCGGCGCGGCGGACAAGGACGGACGGCTTCAGAGCGGCGATCATGTGCTGCAGGTGGGCTCAGTGAACCTGCGCGGCTTCACCTCGGAGCAGGTTGCGGCGGTGCTGCGACAGGCCGGCCCAGCGGTGCGCCTGTTAGTGGCGCGGCCTGCGGACCCCGCAGCGGCGTTGCGCGCACCCATCCCAGGCACGGCGCTCGTGCCTACCAAGATCCTCGCCGACCCTGAACTACTCGATCGCCACCTCATCGAAACCGGCTACGGCGCAGTTTACGACTTGTCTCAGTGCTATGGTGACTATATTAATGGACAGAATGGTGACACTGAAAATAGTCTAGTCGCTGCAGCGGTGAGCGTCATTGGAGACAACCCTCAGCAGATACCGGACCACCCCATCATATCAGATGCGATCTCTCCCACCATCACTATAACAGTCCCAGTAGAGTTGCCCAGCCTTCCTGAAATCGAAATTGTGCATGTGGATTTGAACAAGAATGTGTATGGACTTGGCATCACAGTAGCGGGATATGTGTGTGAAAAAGAGGAACTTTCCGGAATCTTTGTGAAAAGTATTATAGAAGGCAGCAGTGCAGAACAGAGTGGTCAGATCAAACTCAACGACAGGATCATTGAGGTGGACGGTGTGTCTTTAGCAGACAAGAGCAATCCTCAGGCAGTTGAGATCTTGAGGAACACTGGTATATCAGTCCATTTAGTTTTAGAGAGATACCTGAGAGGTCCCAAGTATGAGCATCTCCAGCTAGCTATATTTAACGACGAGCGTCCAACATCACCTTCTCCATCAGCTACTACTTTATCCTGGTTCCCAGTGCCTTCCCAAGCTGAAAATAGTACCTCAGAAATAGAACCTGAACCAGAATCTAACACTACTATTGATTCTAGTGTGTTAGAAGTTGGGGATTACCACGAGCCAACTCAAAAAGAATTAGACGAAagatttgatgaaattttagcAGTTGATGAAGAGGAGGTTAAGAGCAAGTGGAAAGGAGAACTTGGTCCTGATAAGGAGATAATTATTGCTGAAGTTAACAGATTGGAAGGTTTGGGGATCAGTCTTGAAGGTACAGTTGATGTAGAAGGTGGGCAAGAAGTCAGACCTCATCATTACATCAGGTCAGTCCTTCCTGATGGTCCTGTAGGCCTGCAGGGTACCCTGACTGCAGGGGATGAGTTGTTAGAAGCCAACGAATTTAGACTTCATGGTCTAACACACACTGAAGTTGTAAACATACTAAAGCATCTTCCAAACAGAGTGCGTTTAGTCTGTGCTCGAAGCAGCACAGAGAGTGGCCCTCGACCTGTGGTTAATTTAGCACCAGATCGAGAAGGTTTTGAAGCCAGGAAAATTATATCCGGTAGCCTCAACAACCTGACAACACTAGTCAAGGCACAGTCAGATACCTCTATAAACACATCTAGCACTGCGACCCTGACCAATCATTCAGATCAGTCCAAAAAGTCGCGTTCTCTAGAGTGTGTAACTGGTTTGGCCATGTGGCAGGACAAGGAAGAGATAGTGGAGCTTGTGAAGGGGGACCAGGGCCTGGGTTTCTCTATACTTGACTATCAGGATCCTGTTGATCCCCACGGAACAGTCATAGTAGTTAGAAGTTTAGTCCCTGGAGGGGTAGCTGAAAGGAATGGTGAAATATCCCCAGGAGATAGAGTAGTGTCAGTTAACGGAGCTAGTATTAAAAATGCCACATTAGATCAAGCTGTTCAAGCTCTAAAAGGTGCCCCGAGGGGCGTGGTGAGGGTCGGAATCGCGCGACCCCTCCCTCCGCACGACACCAAGTCCAAAAGCACGACAACCTTGAACAAAAGCTAA
- the LOC115449539 gene encoding retinol dehydrogenase 13: MWVPSTPVALISAVAATAGAVCIFKDMYGGPPFDKEVQADNKTVIVTGATSGIGREAAWDFARRGAKVFMACRNMEKCETERRDIVLETRNKYVYCRPCDLASTQSIAEFVHRFKQEEPHVHVLVNNAAVMEPPQGVTKDGFETQLGVNHLGHFLLTNLLLDTLKSSAPSRVVVVSCAAHRRGRVHQQDLNLSQKYDAATAYSQSKLANVLFATELSRRLLGSGVSVAVVDPGLTDTNITRHMSMMKSFTRFFIYPLFWPVMKNAKTGAQVIVHAALDPKLDNCAGDYFVDMKKVEPSKEAYNFELAQWLWHVSEKWTRLAEHKAVHNVKTA; encoded by the exons ATGTGGGTGCCCAGCACGCCTGTGGCCTTGATCAGCGCCGTGGCCGCCACTGCCGGCGCGGTCTGCATATTTAA GGACATGTATGGAGGCCCACCGTTTGACAAGGAAGTGCAAGCCGATAACAAGACGGTGATAGTGACTGGCGCCACCAGTGGCATCGGCAGGGAGGCCGCTTGGGACTTCGCGCGCAGGGGAGCTAAG GTGTTCATGGCGTGCCGCAACATGGAGAAGTGCGAGACGGAGCGGCGCGACATCGTGCTGGAGACGCGCAACAAGTATGTGTACTGCCGACCCTGCGACCTCGCCAGCACGCAGTCCATCGCCGAGTTCGTACACAG GTTCAAGCAAGAGGAGCCGCATGTGCACGTGCTGGTCAACAACGCTGCGGTGATGGAACCGCCGCAGGGAGTCACCAAGGACGGGTTCGAGACCCAACTGGGTGTCAACCATCTAGGACACTTTCTGCTCACCAACCTGCTGCTTGACACTCTCAAG TCGTCAGCGCCGAGCCGCGTGGTGGTGGTGTCCTGCGCGGCTCACCGGCGCGGCCGCGTGCACCAGCAGGACCTCAACCTCAGCCAGAAGTACGACGCGGCCACCGCCTACAGCCAGAGCAAGCTCGCCAACGTGCTGTTCGCGACGGAACTCTCGCGTCGGCTACTCG GTAGCGGTGTAAGCGTGGCGGTGGTAGACCCCGGTCTAACGGACACGAACATCACCCGGCACATGTCGATGATGAAGAGCTTCACCCGGTTCTTCATCTATCCGCTGTTCTGGCCGGTGATGAAGAATGCCAAGACCGGCGCGCAGGTCATCGTCCATGCGGCACTGGATCCGAAGCTTGATAACTGCGCCGGGGActattttgt AGATATGAAGAAAGTGGAGCCGTCCAAAGAAGCGTATAATTTCGAGCTGGCGCAGTGGTTGTGGCATGTGAGCGAAAAGTGGACGCGCCTCGCGGAACACAAGGCCGTACACAACGTGAAGACGGCTTGA